TGGGGGTCCGGGCGGTTCAGTTCGCGAACATCGAGCCCGATCCCGCCTCCTTCGAGAGCCACGAAAACGTCGGTGCCGAGGAGAGCCCCGACTGACGCGGTTCGGCGCCCGCTATGCTCGCGGGTCCCGGTCCGGTCCCGGGTACTCGCCGCCGACGGTCGCCTCGTAGAGGCTCTCGGGGTCGAACAGGGTCGCGAACGCGTCCGGCGGACGGACGCTGACCGAGACCCGCGGCTGGAGCGAGAGCCCCGCCTTCGCGGAGTTCAGCCGATCGTCGTACGAGAGGAGGTGTGCGGCCTCCCCCTGGTACGCGGAGGCCAGCGCGGGGTGGTCGTCCTCGGGCTGGTCGACCGCGACGCGGTCGGCCTCGAGTCGCTCCCGGTGGGCCGCGGCGAGGTCTTCGTCCGCGAGCGCCGCGACGACGTCCTCGGTCGCCGCGAGCAGCTCGTCGCTCGCGACGAGCTCGACCCAGGAGTGGCGGCGGACGTGATCGAGCGCCTCGCTGGCGTCGCCCCCGACCAGCAGGTCGGCCGCGAGGACGGCCGGATCGGCGACGACGCGGCTCGGATCGGGTTCGTCGCGGCGCTCGCTCATTCCTCGCCCTCCGTCCGCGCGTCGTACGTCTTGCGGACGTCCTCGCCGTCGACGTCGTACTCGCTCGCGCGCTCGAACAGGTCCTCCCAGCTTGCGGTCATAGGGAAGCGTTCGACCGCCGAGCGGAAAGGTCGCCCGCATGCTGGCGGCAGACGGATTCGGTTCGATCACTCCTCGCGGGCGAGCAGCCAGAAGACGACGGTCCCGAGGACGAACGCGATGCCGACGTTGACCGCCAGGCCGACGATCCCGACGCCGACGACCAGCGCGAGCGCCCGTCCGTCCTCGACGGGAGCGAACGCCGCACGGCCGAGCTCGAGGGCGACGACGACCAGCAGGACTCCGAGCAGCGCCAGCGGGAACGCGGCGAGGACGGCGCCGGCGGCGACCAGCGCGAGCGCGAGGTAGCCGATCCCGAGCAGGACGTTCGCCCCGCCGGTTCGGGCGCCGAAGGCGTACTTGCCCGCGAGGCCGCCGCTGCCGTGACACATCGGGACGCCGCCGATCGGGACCGCGGCGAGGCAGGTGACGCCCATGCTCTGGGAGAGGTCGTCGGCACGGACGTCCCGATCGTAGAGGTCGCCACAGAGCAGGGCGGTCGCGATCGCCGCGTTGCCGATCGTCATCCCCAGCTGGGCGACGGTACCCTCGAGGGCCGCGGTCGTGAACGCGGGCTCACCGGCGGGAAAGAGCGCGAGCTCCGGGAAGCGCGGGGTCGGGACGCCAGCGGTCGCGACGGCCGCGACGGCGCCAAGCGCCAGGACGACGAGGACGCTGGACTGGCGGTAGCCGACGACGGCGAGGACGCCGACGACGGCGAGCCCGGCCGCGGCAACGGGGAGGCTCTCGAGCGAGAGGCCGACGGCCGACTCGAGCAACAGCAGGGCGACGGCGAACTGGATCCCTCGAATAACGGGTTCGCCAACGACCCGCTGGAGGTGGCCGACGAGCCCGAGCCGACCGACGACGAGCAACACGACCCCCGCGAGCAGCCCGGCTGCGGCGAGTTCGGGATACGAGAGGGAGCCGACGATCGCCAGCCCGATCAGGGCCTTCATCGGCTCGACCGAGAGCGGCATCCCGTAGTACACCCCCCAGACGATCTGGAAGACGCCGAAGCCGACGAGGACGTGGGGAAGCGAAACGCTGGTCGTCGCGGCCAGCGCGACGAGCAGCGGCAACACCGTAACCGAATCTCCTAGCGCACCCGTCAGTTCCGACGCGGAGAAGTCGAGCTCCCAGTCGGCACCGGATCCGATCGAGTACGCCATCTACCCGGGGTTACCCGGGGAGGAACTTGACGCTTGTCAGTAACTCTTCGTGGTTCACTCGGGCTTCGGATACAACTGCTCCCGGTTACTCCCCGAGGGTTCGCTCGAGGATCGACTCGAGGACGGCCTCGTCCTCGCGCTCGAGCGGGCGGAGCGGACGCCGCGGGCGGCCGACGGACTGGTCCCGCATCGCGAGGGCGGCCTTGACGCCCGGAACGCCGAACCGGGCGGTGACGGCGTGGTTGAGCTCGACGAACGCCGCGTTTCGCTCGCGGGCCGTGTCGGTGCGGCCCGCACTGGCGAGTCCGAAGACCGCACTCGCACGCTCGGGGACGACGTTCGCGACCGCCAGCACGCCGCCGTCGGCCCCCGCCGTGATCCCGGCCGCGTAGACGCTGCCGCTGCCGACCAGCACATCGAAGTCGTCGTCGGTGTGGTCGACCAGCCGCTGGACCGAACCGAGGCTCCCGCTGGAATCCTTGATGCCGGCGACGTCCTCGTGGCTCGCGAGCTCCGCGACGAACTCGGGCGCGAGGGCGCGTCCCGTGAACTTCGGGACGCTGTAGAGGTAGATCGGGAGCGGCGAGCGGTCCGCGAGCGCGCGGTAGTAGGCCGCGAGGTCCGCGTTGTCCGCGCCGTAGTAAGAGGGCGTCACGACCAGCGCCGCGTCGGCGCCCGCCTCCGCGGCGAGCGCGGTCGTCTCGACGGTCGGCTCGAGCGCTTCCCGACCGGTGCCCGCGAGCACCGGGAGCTCGGTCGCGTCGACGACGGTCTCGACGACCGTGGCGCGCTCGGCGGTCGTCAGCGACGGCCCCTCGCCCGTAGAGCCGCAGGGAACGAGGAAATCGACGCCCGAGCGCTCGAGCCACTCGACGAGCGAGCGGAGCCGTTCGTGATCGATCGCGCCGTCCGAGAAGGGCGTCACGAGGGGAACGCCGGTTCCGTGCATGCGTCGCGGTACGACGGTTGGGGTCAAGGAACGTCGGGTTGAGGCAGCGATAGTGAGACGGACCCTCATAGCACCCGAGCGACTTTGTCCACCGGCGGTGACAGCCTACGTATGGAACTGCGTCGCCTCGAGGACCGGTCTGCCGACGCGCGAGCGATCGTCCGGATCAACGCCACGGCGATGCGCGCGGCCTACGCGGACCTGCTTCCCGAGGACGTCCTCGCCGAGTTCGACGCGGAGCCCACGGAAGAGCAGCTGCGGGCGTTCGCCGACCGGCTGCGCGAGGACCGGGAGGGGATCTTTCTGGCGGACGTGGACGAGGCCGTCCGGGGCTACGGCTACGTCCGCTGGGGGGAGGGAACGAAGGCCTTCGTCGGCGAGGACGAGGCCGGGCTCAAGGAGCTGTACGTCGGACCCGACTACTGGGGCGAGGGGATTGGCACGGCGCTGCTCGAGCGAGGGATCGAGGCCCTGCCCGAGCACGTCGAGCGGCTGCGCCTCGAGACGCTGGCGGAAAACGAGATCGGCCGGCGGTTCTACGAGGCGCGGGGCTTCGAGCGGGACGGTAGCTCGACGTTCGAGATCGGGGGCGAGACGCACCCAACGGCGATCTACGTCCGCGAACTGTGACGACGAGAGCTGTCGCGAAACCGCTACACCCGTTCTTCGCCGCTGCTCAGGCCGTGCCTATCGCGACGCCGTCGATCAGCATCGCTAAGGGCTCGCAAGCGAATCCTCCGGCCGTGAGCGAGCTCGGCAAGATCGATCGGCAGTTCTTCGAGGAACGGATCGCCCCCAACCTCGGCGCCGAGCGCGAGGACGTCGCGCTCGGTCCCAGCCACGGCGTCGACTTCGGCGTCCTCGACGTCGGCGGGCGGGCGCTGGTGACCGCGACCGACCCCGTCTCGATCCCCCCGGCGCTGGGTCTCGAGCGCGCCGCCCGGTTCGCGCTCGATCTGATCCTGGCGGACGTCGCCGTCAGCGGCATCGCGCCCTCCCACCTCTCGATCTGTTTTACGCTTCCCGAGACGATGGACAACGAGGCGTTCGCGACCGTCTGGGAGACGATCCACGAGGAGTGTGCGGACTTAGGCGTCGCGGTCGTGACGGGCCACACCGCCCGCTACGCCGACCCCTCCCACCCGTGGGTCGGCGCGGCGACGGCGATGGGCGTCGGCGACCACGACGAGATCGTCCGCCCCGACGGCGCGCGACCGGGCGATCACCTCCTACTGACGACCGGTCCGGCCGTCGAATCCGTCGGACTGTTGAGCACCCTCTTCCCCGACCAGCTCGAGCTTCCCGAGGACGTGATCGCCGACGCCCAGCAGCGGCTCGAGGACGTCTACTGTGTTCGGGACGCGCTGACGGCGGCCGCGGCGGGCCCGGTGACGGCGATGCACGACGTCACCGAGGGCGGACTCGCGGGGGCCGCAAACGAGATGGCCGCGGGAGCGGGCGTCGGCTTCGAAATCGATCGCGACGCCGTCCCGCTGCGTCCTGGGGTCGCCGAGGTCTGTGCCCACCTCGGGATCGATCCCTGGGCGGCGACCAGCTGCGGCTCGCTGCTGCTTACCGTTGCCCCCGACGGCGTCGACGCGGTTCGGGAGGCCCTCACAGAGCGAGGTACCGTCGTCGCCGAGATCGGTCGCGTCGTCGAGGGAGCCGAGGCCGGTACCGTTCGGGTCGACGGCGACGTCCTCGAGCACCCGCGGGTCGATCCCTCCTGGGAGGCCCACGCGCGGCTGGCCGAGGACGCCACCCGCTGACGAGCGCTGTGCCGACCACCACCGCTTAGTACAACGGTCCGATAGCTTCGGGTATGAGAACCCCAGCACCCGAGACGCGGCCGGTCGCGCTGACGATCGCGGGCAGCGACTCCGGCGGCGGCGCCGGGATCCAGGCCGACCTCGCGACGATGACCGCCCACGGCGTCTTCGGGACGTCTGTGATCACCGCCGTCACCGCCCAGCACACCCGCGGGGTCGAGTCCTCGTTCGTCCTGCCCCGCGAGGAGGTCGCGGCCCAGCTCGACGCGGTCACCGGCGACTTCGCGGTCGGCGCGGCGAAGACGGGGATGCTCGCGACCACCGAGATCGTCCGCCTGGTCGCCGACCGTGCCCCCGAGTTCGACTTTCCACTGGTCGTCGACCCCGTGATGGTCGCGACCTCCGGGGATCGCCTGCTCGAACCCGAGGCCGAGCAGGCCTACGAGGACCTCCTCGGGGAGGCGACGCTCGCGACGCCCAACGCCGACGAGGCCGAGGTGCTGTCGGGCGTGGAGGTCGTCGACGCCGACAGCGCCCGGGAGGCCGGCGAGGCGATCCTCGAGACGGGCGTCGACGCCGTCCTCGTGAAGGGGGGCCACGTCCCCGGCGAGACGGTCCGGGATCGGCTCGTCACCGAAAGCGGGGTCGAGACGTTCGAGCACCCGCGGATCGGTACCCAGGCGACCCACGGCTCGGGCTGTACGCTGGCCGCGGCGATCGCCGCTCGCCTGGCCGGTGGCGAGCCCCTCGAGTCGGCCGTCGAGGACGCGACCGACGTCCTCGCGCGGGCGGTCCGGTACTACTCCGACGTCGGCGAGGGCCACGGCGCGGTCAACCACGCCGTCGAACTGCGAAACGCGGCGGCCCGCGAGCCGACCGCGGAGGCGGTCCGGACCGTCGTCGCCGACCTCGTCGATCGGGACGTCTCGCGGCTCGTCCCCGAGGTCGGGATGAACGTCGTCGGGGCGACCCCCTACGCCGAGTCGGTCGCCGAGACGGCCGCCGTCGAGGGTCGGATCACGCGCACGCTCGACGGCGTCCGGCCGAATCGCGGGGTTCAGTTCGGCGCCTCGACCCATCTCGCCGCCGTCCTGCTTGCAGCCCGCGAGTCCGCGCCGGAGCTGCGGTTCGCGGTGAACTGCCGGCTCGACGGGGCGATCGAGGACGCGCTCGCGGAACTGGACTGGACCGTCGCCGAGAACGGGTTGGACGAGGACGTCTTCGCCGACAGCGAGGCACCCCCCGTTGCGGTGATCGACCGCGCCGACGTCGGGCAGGAGGCGACGGTGAAGCTCGTCGCCGAAGACGCCGAGACGCTGGCCGAGCGAACCCTCGAGCTCTGCGACCGGCTCGAGTGAGTCGTCGTCGCGTCAGTCGCTCCCGTCGGCGGAAGACAGCGCGTGGAGGTCGCCGCTGCCGAATGGACCGCCGAACGCGACCGCGTGAACCCCCTCGGGGTCAAGCCCCGAGGCACTCGGCCTGCTCCGCCTGTAGACCCCGTCGGCGACGGCGACGGGCTGGTCGCTGTAGAAGTCCGTCTCGAGGGTCCACAGCGGCTCGCCCGACTCGAGGTCGAGACAGACCGTTCGCGATCGGGTGTCCCGCGGCAGATAGACCTGCCCGTGCGCGACGGTCGGCTGCGTGGTTCCCGTCGTCTCACGATCGTGGCTCCAGACGGTCGTCCCGTCCTCGCGGTCGAGCGCCGCGAGTCGGCCCTCCTTCGAACTGGCCAGGACGAGGTCGTCGGTGACGACGGGCGGTTCGAAGCAGTCGGTGACGTCCTCGCGGGTCCAGACGACCTCGCCGTCGACGACGGCTGCCGCCCCGCCGTCGTCGCTCGTGCTCGTCGTATACACCGTTCCGTCGGCGATCGCCAGCGCTCGCGGGTGTGGCGGATCGGCCTCCCACGCCGTCGCGCCGGTGTCGGGCTCGAGCGCGACGACGCTGCCATCGAGCGCGTAGAGGTACTCGTCGGTCAGGACCGACGACCCCCAGCGGACGAACGCGTCGGTCGTCCACAGTTCCTCGCCGTCCTCGCGGTCGAGCGCGTACGTCCCGTTGTCCGAAGAGACGTGAAGTACCTCGGGGTCAAGTGGTTCGAGGATCGTCGATTCTCGTCACTGAGCGGGATCGAAGATCCCGCGAGGTCCGCGAACTCAAGAGTTCGCATGATCACGAGAGAGCTTCGCTCTCTCGTACGACCCCGAGGCTTCGCCGTTTAGGCCCGCACTGCCACCGCAGGTAAACGTAATTCCCCCCGACCTTCCCCGAACGGGGTTGGCTGGAATTAACACCCGAACGCGCGGTGCGTCCGTGAGGGTCGGTCGATCCACCACGACCCGACAACTCCCGTCTCACCGCCAATGGCGGGTTTTGAGAGGAGCCGCATTTCCAAACATTCGAACGACCAGCAAAGGCATTGAGGTCTTCAACGCCCTATTTTGAGGGTTGTGTTCTGGTCGTTATCCCTTATAAGATCCTGTGGTTTGGTAACTGTTTCGACGGGCTTTACCCCGAGGTCAAGCCTCGGGGCACTCGCCCTGCTCCGCCTGTAGACCACGTCCCTCGCGAGCGACGGGATCGAGCGGACCCCCGCGGCGGTATCGGCCTCGTACGCCCAGCGGCGCCCGCCGGGTGTCTCGCAGACGACATCGCCGGTGGCGGTGCCGAAGTAACACCGCCCGTCGGCGACCGCGACCCCGCCGCCAAGCGAGGTCTCGATTCCGGAGCCGTCGCGGGTGACGGGAGTCGACGATGGGGGCGCCTCGAGTAGTTCAGCCTCGGGATTGGATCCCGTGTTCTCACCCTCGAACCCGGCCAAGCCGTCGTCCCGTCGGCAAGCGGCGTGGGATCGCGATCGTCGATCGAGCCCGGATCCGAGAGGGGGTTCTCGACCGAGGACGCGCAACCGGCGAGCGTCGCGGCGACCGAGGCGCCGGCGACCGAGCGGAGAAACGAGCGGCGGTCCATACGAGGCGTTTCGTAGCAACGATATTGAACGTTCGGACCGGAGACATTCGCCGTGCCGGCTGATACTGCTGTCGGCCCTAGAACTATGCGATCGCGAGTCGCGGTCGGGGTATGGTCGAACCTCCGTTCGACGTCGAGATTCGGGTCGGTGACATCCTCGCGGCCGAAGCGTTCCCGGAGGCGAACAAGCCGAAGATGACCAAGCTGTGGATCGACCTCGGCGACGAGGACGGCGAGATCCAGTCGGCTGCGCAGCTGGATCACCACTACGATCCCGACGAGCTCGAGGGACGACGGGTACTGTGTGCGACGAACCTGGGATCGGTCCGGATCGCCGGCTTCAAATCAGAGGCCCTGACCGTCGGCGTTCCCGACGAGGAGGGGTATCCCGTCCTCGTCGAACCCGACCGGGAGAAGGCGGTCCCGCTGGGCGGACTGCTGTTCTGAGGCCGGAGGACGGCCCGAACTGCAGCGATCGCCCGCAGCAGAAATATACGTCCCGCTAGAATAACGGTGCGCATGGACGAGCCGTCGCCTGAGGGGACCAACGTCGAAGGTGAGTCGCCACGGGTCGAGCCGACGGTCGAGACGGAGGAGGCGACGATCACCGACGACGCCGAGCTCGAGCGAACGCTCGGGCTCTCGGGCGGACTGGCGATCGGTATCGGGACGATGATCGGCGCGGGAATCTTCGTCTTCCCGGGGCTCGCGGCCGGACGGGCCGGGCCCGCCGCGGCGGCCTCGTTCGCCATCGGGGCGGTCGTCGCCCTGCTGGTCGCGCTACCGGCCTCGGAGCTCGCAACGGCGATGCCGAAAAGCGGCGGGGGGTACTACTTCATCTCCCGCGGACTCGGGACCCTTCCCGGGGCCGTCGTCGGGCTCTCGCTGTGGTTCGGACTGGTGTTCGCGACGGCGTTCTATCTCGTCGGCTTTGGCTACTACGCCGTCGACACGCTCGCGGAGCTCGGCGTCACGGTCGGCGGGGGGCTCGTCATTCCGCTAGCGCTGCTGTTCGGCGCGGGGTTTACCGTGTTGAACGTGACGGGAACGGAAAACGCGGCGAAG
This genomic window from Natronococcus occultus SP4 contains:
- a CDS encoding DUF7384 family protein; translated protein: MSERRDEPDPSRVVADPAVLAADLLVGGDASEALDHVRRHSWVELVASDELLAATEDVVAALADEDLAAAHRERLEADRVAVDQPEDDHPALASAYQGEAAHLLSYDDRLNSAKAGLSLQPRVSVSVRPPDAFATLFDPESLYEATVGGEYPGPDRDPRA
- a CDS encoding putative sulfate/molybdate transporter, whose protein sequence is MAYSIGSGADWELDFSASELTGALGDSVTVLPLLVALAATTSVSLPHVLVGFGVFQIVWGVYYGMPLSVEPMKALIGLAIVGSLSYPELAAAGLLAGVVLLVVGRLGLVGHLQRVVGEPVIRGIQFAVALLLLESAVGLSLESLPVAAAGLAVVGVLAVVGYRQSSVLVVLALGAVAAVATAGVPTPRFPELALFPAGEPAFTTAALEGTVAQLGMTIGNAAIATALLCGDLYDRDVRADDLSQSMGVTCLAAVPIGGVPMCHGSGGLAGKYAFGARTGGANVLLGIGYLALALVAAGAVLAAFPLALLGVLLVVVALELGRAAFAPVEDGRALALVVGVGIVGLAVNVGIAFVLGTVVFWLLAREE
- a CDS encoding dihydrodipicolinate synthase family protein translates to MHGTGVPLVTPFSDGAIDHERLRSLVEWLERSGVDFLVPCGSTGEGPSLTTAERATVVETVVDATELPVLAGTGREALEPTVETTALAAEAGADAALVVTPSYYGADNADLAAYYRALADRSPLPIYLYSVPKFTGRALAPEFVAELASHEDVAGIKDSSGSLGSVQRLVDHTDDDFDVLVGSGSVYAAGITAGADGGVLAVANVVPERASAVFGLASAGRTDTARERNAAFVELNHAVTARFGVPGVKAALAMRDQSVGRPRRPLRPLEREDEAVLESILERTLGE
- a CDS encoding GNAT family N-acetyltransferase is translated as MELRRLEDRSADARAIVRINATAMRAAYADLLPEDVLAEFDAEPTEEQLRAFADRLREDREGIFLADVDEAVRGYGYVRWGEGTKAFVGEDEAGLKELYVGPDYWGEGIGTALLERGIEALPEHVERLRLETLAENEIGRRFYEARGFERDGSSTFEIGGETHPTAIYVREL
- a CDS encoding HypE family hydrogenase expression/formation protein, whose translation is MSELGKIDRQFFEERIAPNLGAEREDVALGPSHGVDFGVLDVGGRALVTATDPVSIPPALGLERAARFALDLILADVAVSGIAPSHLSICFTLPETMDNEAFATVWETIHEECADLGVAVVTGHTARYADPSHPWVGAATAMGVGDHDEIVRPDGARPGDHLLLTTGPAVESVGLLSTLFPDQLELPEDVIADAQQRLEDVYCVRDALTAAAAGPVTAMHDVTEGGLAGAANEMAAGAGVGFEIDRDAVPLRPGVAEVCAHLGIDPWAATSCGSLLLTVAPDGVDAVREALTERGTVVAEIGRVVEGAEAGTVRVDGDVLEHPRVDPSWEAHARLAEDATR
- the thiD gene encoding bifunctional hydroxymethylpyrimidine kinase/phosphomethylpyrimidine kinase, encoding MRTPAPETRPVALTIAGSDSGGGAGIQADLATMTAHGVFGTSVITAVTAQHTRGVESSFVLPREEVAAQLDAVTGDFAVGAAKTGMLATTEIVRLVADRAPEFDFPLVVDPVMVATSGDRLLEPEAEQAYEDLLGEATLATPNADEAEVLSGVEVVDADSAREAGEAILETGVDAVLVKGGHVPGETVRDRLVTESGVETFEHPRIGTQATHGSGCTLAAAIAARLAGGEPLESAVEDATDVLARAVRYYSDVGEGHGAVNHAVELRNAAAREPTAEAVRTVVADLVDRDVSRLVPEVGMNVVGATPYAESVAETAAVEGRITRTLDGVRPNRGVQFGASTHLAAVLLAARESAPELRFAVNCRLDGAIEDALAELDWTVAENGLDEDVFADSEAPPVAVIDRADVGQEATVKLVAEDAETLAERTLELCDRLE
- a CDS encoding outer membrane protein assembly factor BamB family protein encodes the protein MLEPLDPEVLHVSSDNGTYALDREDGEELWTTDAFVRWGSSVLTDEYLYALDGSVVALEPDTGATAWEADPPHPRALAIADGTVYTTSTSDDGGAAAVVDGEVVWTREDVTDCFEPPVVTDDLVLASSKEGRLAALDREDGTTVWSHDRETTGTTQPTVAHGQVYLPRDTRSRTVCLDLESGEPLWTLETDFYSDQPVAVADGVYRRSRPSASGLDPEGVHAVAFGGPFGSGDLHALSSADGSD
- a CDS encoding PQQ-binding-like beta-propeller repeat protein gives rise to the protein MAGFEGENTGSNPEAELLEAPPSSTPVTRDGSGIETSLGGGVAVADGRCYFGTATGDVVCETPGGRRWAYEADTAAGVRSIPSLARDVVYRRSRASAPRLDLGVKPVETVTKPQDLIRDNDQNTTLKIGR
- a CDS encoding EMAP domain-containing protein; this translates as MVEPPFDVEIRVGDILAAEAFPEANKPKMTKLWIDLGDEDGEIQSAAQLDHHYDPDELEGRRVLCATNLGSVRIAGFKSEALTVGVPDEEGYPVLVEPDREKAVPLGGLLF